A genome region from Panicum virgatum strain AP13 chromosome 4K, P.virgatum_v5, whole genome shotgun sequence includes the following:
- the LOC120702433 gene encoding pentatricopeptide repeat-containing protein At5g16420, mitochondrial-like, protein MLRGMRRWSPGARAFSAAPAARATVPVAHLAPLPASLPESGYTVTPPLQPWPRRLTARSLARLLLLRAPTPDAAVLALRHALFHAAPPLPPSLPVFAAALSRLARAAASDAGAAARLLPPVLSLLRAARLPAFSDRPFLPLLRALRALPSLRLFLSLPSFNSHPSVRSFNALLHSLVSARRLRLAAALFRAARTKLYITPNLVSCNILLKGLVGVGDLDAALKVLDEMTGWGIVPDVVTYTTVLTAYCGKGDLEGAQKLVDDTIASGRRPDATMYTVLIDGYCMRGRLQDAARIMDEMEAAGVLPNEVTYSVVIEACCKEGKSAEARDLMREMLGAGYVPDTPLCAKVVDAICQDGKAREAYEMWRWMVKKNVPPDNAITSTLIYWLCKNGMVQEARKLFDELEKGLVPSLLACNSLILGLCENGELQEAGRVWDDMVERRYEPNAMTYEALIKGFCKMGKSNEGAALFKEMVAKGCTPSKFIYQVLVDSLSEPSYDDTFCTIVEAAVLSGHNFLDAESWEIFIKKVLDTNESWTKHLDLVLTM, encoded by the coding sequence ATGCTCAGGGGCATGCGCCGGTGGAGCCCCGGCGCCCGCGCCTTctccgcggcgccggccgcgcgggCCACCGTGCCGGTCGCGCACCTCGCCCCGCTCCCGGCGTCCCTGCCGGAGTCCGGCTACACCGTCACCCCGCCGCTCCAGccctggccgcgccgcctcaccgcgcgctcgctcgcccgcctcctcctcctccgcgcgcccACGCCCGACGCCGCGGTCCTCGCCCTCCGCCACGCGCTCTTccacgccgcccctccgctgccgccctcgctCCCGGTCTTCGCCGCGGCACTCTCccgcctcgcccgcgccgccgcctccgacgccggcgccgcggcgcgacTCCTGCCCCCCGTCCTCTCCTTGCTCCGCGCCGCACGCCTCCCGGCCTTCTCCGACCGCCCCTTCCTGCCGCTCCTCCGCGCGCTCCGCGCGCTCCCCTCCCTCCGCCTCTTCCTCTCGCTCCCGTCCTTCAACTCCCACCCCTCCGTCCGCTCCTTCAACGCGCTCCTCCACTCCCTCGtctccgcgcgccgcctccgcctcgccgccgcgctcttcCGCGCTGCGCGAACCAAGCTCTACATCACGCCCAACCTCGTCTCCTGCAACATCCTGCTCAAGGGGCTCGTTGGCGTCGGTGACCTCGATGCTGCACTAAAGGTGCTCGACGAAATGACTGGGTGGGGGATCGTCCCGGATGTCGTCACCTACACCACGGTTCTCACTGCCTACTGCGGCAAAGGGGATCTTGAAGGTGCACAGAAGCTCGTTGATGATACTATTGCCAGCGGGCGTAGGCCGGATGCTACAATGTACACTGTGCTCATAGATGGGTACTGCATGCGTGGGAGGCTACAAGATGCAGCTAGGATAATGGATGAGATGGAAGCTGCTGGGGTGCTGCCGAATGAGGTTACATACTCTGTCGTGATTGAGGCGTGCTGCAAGGAAGGAAAATCTGCGGAGGCACGTGATCTGATGAGGGAAATGCTAGGTGCAGGGTATGTCCCGGACACACCACTGTGTGCTAAAGTAGTTGATGCGATATGCCAGGATGGAAAGGCAAGGGAGGCATATGAGATGTGGAGATGGATGGTGAAGAAGAACGTCCCACCAGATAACGCCATCACGAGCACATTGATCTACTGGTTATGCAAGAATGGCATGGTTCAGGAGGCGAGGAAGCTGTTCGATGAGCTTGAGAAGGGGCTCGTGCCAAGCTTGTTGGCGTGTAACTCACTTATTCTAGGATTATGCGAGAATGGAGAGTTACAGGAGGCTGGGAGGGTGTGGGATGACATGGTCGAACGGCGATATGAACCAAATGCAATGACTTATGAGGCTTTGATCAAGGGTTTCTGCAAAATGGGCAAGTCAAATGAAGGTGCTGCACTGTTTAAGGAGATGGTGGCCAAAGGATGCACTCCAAGCAAGTTTATTTACCAAGTATTGGTTGATAGCCTTTCTGAGCCAAGTTATGATGATACTTTTTGCACTATTGTTGAAGCTGCAGTTTTAAGTGGTCACAATTTCTTGGATGCTGAATCGTGggaaatatttataaaaaaagtgTTAGATACAAATGAATCTTGGACAAAGCATCTCGATTTGGTGCTAACTATGTAG